GCGGGTCGGACAGCGTGACAGTGCGCGGGGCTGCCGGTTCCGGCTCTTGCGGGCGGACGCGCTGCGCCGGGATCGCGGGCTGGGCCGGGATGGGACCGAAATTGCGTTCGACCAGCGAGCGGACTTCGGGGAGTTCGACGTCGCCGGCAATCACGACGATTGCGTTGTTCGGCGAATAAAAGCGGCGATAGAAGGCGAGCGCGTCCTCGCGGCCGAGCTTCTCAATCTCCTGATGCCAGCCGATCACGGGCCGGCCATACGGATGATTGAGATAGAGCGCAGTCATGGTCTGTTCGATTAGACGCTCATTGGGACTGTTGGCGACCCTCATGTTGTACTCTTCGAGCACGACGTCGCGCTCGGGCAGCACGTTTTCGTCCTTGAGGATGAGGCCGTTCATACGGTCGGCCTCGAACTCCATCACCGTCGGCAGTTGCTCGCGCGGGACGCGTTGAAAGTAGCTGGTGTAATCAAATGAGGTGAAAGCGTTTTCGTTGCCGCCGACGCGAAACACGGTCTTGGAAAATTCGCCGATCGGGTGCTTTTCCGTGCCCTTGAACATCAGATGCTCGAGAAAGTGGGCAAGCCCGGATTTGCCCGGCGTCTCGTCGGCGGAGCCGACCTTGTACCAGATCATCTCCGTGACCACGGGCGTGCGATGATCCGGGATCACCACGACCCGAAGCCCGTTGTTGAGGGTGAAGCTGGCGGGGCGCGCCGACGTGAGCGTCGTCTGGGCAAATGCGCTGGCGCTAGAAAGACTGCAACTCGCGAGCAGTGCAGCAAGAAGGCAAGCCGCAGATCGGTATGAGGACATTGAGATTCGTGTAAATATCCGAGCCCAAAGATCCCAGGAGAAGGCACGATAGAGCGCGCGGCATTTGGCTCCAATATTGCCGTCGACATAGTTCATCAGTTGCTGGATCGGCATGGCTGTTCAAAAGCTCCATTGCAGTTCGTCAGGAATAAAGAATGAGGGATGAACGATTTTCATCTCTCGGTTGCTCTAGACTCTCCGATAATCCAATCGAGAGTCTGTGCGCTTCCGCAGGACTATGTCGGTCCAACGCGATGCGAATCCCCAAAGCATTAGCCGTGCCAAAGAGGAAACTTCGCAAATACAAAGGGCGGCTCGATCAAGCGATGTTGCGCCTCCGACATGGTCGTATATCGGACAATGGCGATCTTCACTCCAAAAGGGCCTGCCGTTTGAGGAAGTGAACACCTTTCAGATCCACCACCACGCTGACAAATTAAGTGCGAGATTGCTGGTGCACGCTCTGAGGCAAGTCGATTGCTCCCATTGCATATGGCACCCACTCAGTGTCACCGTACCGGAACGGATCACGATTGCTCATCACTGAAGCGCCTTGGTAAACCACGCGTCTTTGGTAAACCGCGCAATAGGACCCCGCGGTCGTGATCCAGCGTTGCGTTCTTGGATCTGTCGCCCTCGCGAGTCCGCACCGTAGAAGGTCATCAACCAGGAACGACGCGCCGTTGTCGGCGTCAATTACTAACATCGGTCGTTGACGGCGGCGCAGAATGCCGCGCGCGTCGCTCTTTTGTTGCCACGTCCATTTTGCAGCCTTTGTGCTTGGGTCAACTATCATTGCGGCGTCTTGACCGGAAATCCCTCCAATGCATGCGTCGCCAAATGAATGATAAAAGCGCCAACTACTAACGGCGCTCGTCGACGAGCTGAAGGCGCGGCGCCAACGTCAATGCCCCAATCTGCGGAGCACTTCGAAGGAAGGACTTGAATCGCATGCCGCGTTAGGTTGTAGGCTCGGCGTGGCGATCAAACCGCGCATGATGCAAGCCGATGGCGCATCGAAAAGTGCGCACCAATGCCAGCCCGAGGAGTGAACAGTGTCGAAAGCAAGATCGACGACAAAGTCGCAAGCTGGAAGGCCGACGCCCTCCGCTCCCGATGATGATCCCTATCTCTGGCTGGAAGAGATAGACGGCGGACGAGCGCTAAACTTTGTCGAGCGGCAGAACGGCAGGACGATGCGGGCTTTCGGCGGAGCGGCGTTCGAGCGGGATCGCGATGCGCTGGCCTCGATCTATAATCGATCGGACAATATTCCCTATGTCGCCCGGCGTGGTGATCATCTCTACAATTTCTGGAGGGACGCCAGCAACCTACGCGGCCTGTGGCGAATGACCACACCGGACGAATTTCGCAAGCCGAATCCTTCCTGGGAAACCTTGCTCGATATCGACCAGCTCGCGGCAAAGGAAGGCGAGGACTGGCTTTTGAACTCAATGGCCTCGCTGCCACGAGATCATCCACGAATCATTTTGGGCCTGTCGCGCGGCGGAAGCGATGCTGCCGTCTTGCGCGAATTCGACCTTAACACGAAAGATTTTGTGGCCGACGGCTTCACGTTGCCGGAAGCCAAGAGTGGCGCCACCTGGGTCGATCCCGACACGCTGCTGTTGTCCAGTGCGCATGGCCGCGGCATGGCAACGACAGCGGGCTATTCGAGGACTGTACGATTGTGGCGCCGTGGCGAGCCTGTGGACCGTGCCGCGGTGGTGTTCGAGACCACACCAGATCGCATGTGGGCCTGTTGCGAAGTCGATCGGACCGGACCATTGCCACGTGTCTGGTTCGTCGATCACCTGGATTTCTTCAACTCCGACGTCTGGCTCGGAACCGAAACCGGGGCGAGCGTGAAGCTCGACCTTCCCTCCGACATCT
This portion of the Bradyrhizobium diazoefficiens genome encodes:
- a CDS encoding M16 family metallopeptidase, which produces MSSYRSAACLLAALLASCSLSSASAFAQTTLTSARPASFTLNNGLRVVVIPDHRTPVVTEMIWYKVGSADETPGKSGLAHFLEHLMFKGTEKHPIGEFSKTVFRVGGNENAFTSFDYTSYFQRVPREQLPTVMEFEADRMNGLILKDENVLPERDVVLEEYNMRVANSPNERLIEQTMTALYLNHPYGRPVIGWHQEIEKLGREDALAFYRRFYSPNNAIVVIAGDVELPEVRSLVERNFGPIPAQPAIPAQRVRPQEPEPAAPRTVTLSDPRVEQPVLCRFYLVPSASTVAPGESATLAVLAHLMGSGSNSYLYRALVVDKPLAVSASAGYSTISLDATQFSVSALPKTGVGFAEVEQGIDGVIAGIVQNPIPAEDLERVKTQLVAGAIYAQDNQVTLAHWYGGALSTGLSIEEIRSWPDRIRGVTDEQVRAAAQKWLDKKRSATGYLIKDTTTAKTNGKTTTKRQEKRS